One Glycine max cultivar Williams 82 chromosome 6, Glycine_max_v4.0, whole genome shotgun sequence DNA segment encodes these proteins:
- the LOC100779971 gene encoding pentatricopeptide repeat-containing protein At1g18485 — MASVAAPPVSCQHYHKLTFHNRNTWTRNHNNSNNLFPPFTVPKSSLTSHTKTHSPILQRLHNLCDSGNLNDALNLLHSHAQNGTVSSSDISKEAIGILLRACGHHKNIHVGRKVHALVSASHKLRNDVVLSTRIIAMYSACGSPSDSRGVFDAAKEKDLFLYNALLSGYSRNALFRDAISLFLELLSATDLAPDNFTLPCVAKACAGVADVELGEAVHALALKAGGFSDAFVGNALIAMYGKCGFVESAVKVFETMRNRNLVSWNSVMYACSENGGFGECCGVFKRLLISEEEGLVPDVATMVTVIPACAAVGEVRMGMVVHGLAFKLGITEEVTVNNSLVDMYSKCGYLGEARALFDMNGGKNVVSWNTIIWGYSKEGDFRGVFELLQEMQREEKVRVNEVTVLNVLPACSGEHQLLSLKEIHGYAFRHGFLKDELVANAFVAAYAKCSSLDCAERVFCGMEGKTVSSWNALIGAHAQNGFPGKSLDLFLVMMDSGMDPDRFTIGSLLLACARLKFLRCGKEIHGFMLRNGLELDEFIGISLMSLYIQCSSMLLGKLIFDKMENKSLVCWNVMITGFSQNELPCEALDTFRQMLSGGIKPQEIAVTGVLGACSQVSALRLGKEVHSFALKAHLSEDAFVTCALIDMYAKCGCMEQSQNIFDRVNEKDEAVWNVIIAGYGIHGHGLKAIELFELMQNKGGRPDSFTFLGVLIACNHAGLVTEGLKYLGQMQNLYGVKPKLEHYACVVDMLGRAGQLTEALKLVNEMPDEPDSGIWSSLLSSCRNYGDLEIGEEVSKKLLELEPNKAENYVLLSNLYAGLGKWDEVRKVRQRMKENGLHKDAGCSWIEIGGMVYRFLVSDGSLSESKKIQQTWIKLEKKISKIGYKPDTSCVLHELEEEGKIKILKSHSEKLAISFGLLNTAKGTTLRVCKNLRICVDCHNAIKLVSKVVKRDIIVRDNKRFHHFKNGLCTCGDFW; from the coding sequence ATGGCTTCTGTGGCGGCACCACCTGTCTCATGCCAGCACTATCACAAACTCACCTTTCATAACAGAAACACTTGGACACGTAAccacaacaacagcaacaacctttTTCCTCCATTTACGGTTCCAAAATCTTCCCTAACTTCTCACACAAAAACACACTCACCCATTCTCCAACGCCTTCACAATCTCTGCGACTCCGGAAACCTCAACGATGCCCTCAACTTGCTCCACTCACACGCCCAAAACGGCACCGTTTCCTCTTCCGACATTTCAAAAGAAGCTATTGGCATCTTACTAAGAGCATGCGGACACCACAAAAACATCCATGTTGGGCGAAAAGTGCACGCTCTTGTCTCCGCGTCGCATAAACTCCGCAACGACGTCGTTCTCAGCACCCGCATTATCGCCATGTACTCCGCGTGTGGGTCCCCTTCGGACTCTCGCGGCGTCTTCGACGCCGCGAAGGAAAAGGACCTGTTCCTCTACAACGCGCTCCTCAGCGGCTACTCCCGCAACGCGCTTTTCCGCGACGCGATTTCACTGTTCCTCGAGCTGCTCTCGGCGACGGACCTCGCGCCGGACAACTTCACGCTCCCCTGCGTGGCGAAGGCCTGCGCGGGTGTCGCGGACGTGGAGCTCGGGGAGGCGGTCCACGCGCTCGCGTTGAAGGCTGGTGGTTTCTCCGACGCGTTTGTGGGGAACGCGCTGATCGCCATGTATGGGAAATGTGGGTTCGTGGAAAGTGCTGTCAAGGTGTTTGAAACAATGCGGAATAGAAACTTGGTTTCGTGGAACTCGGTGATGTATGCGTGTTCGGAGAATGGGGGTTTTGGAGAGTGTTGTGGTGTTTTTAAGAGACTGTTGATCAGTGAGGAAGAAGGTTTGGTGCCTGATGTTGCGACGATGGTGACGGTGATTCCTGCGTGTGCTGCAGTTGGGGAAGTGAGAATGGGAATGGTTGTTCATGGtttggcttttaaattgggGATTACTGAGGAAGTGACGGTGAATAATTCGCTCGTGGACATGTATTCGAAATGCGGTTACTTGGGGGAGGCACGAGCTTTGTTTGATATGAATGGTGGGAAGAATGTTGTTTCTTGGAATACTATAATTTGGGGATACTCGAAGGAAGGAGATTTTCGTGGAGTGTTTGAGTTGCTGCAAGAGATGCAGAGGGAAGAGAAGGTGAGAGTGAATGAGGTGACGGTGTTGAACGTTCTGCCAGCTTGTTCAGGAGAGCATCAGCTGCTGAGTTTGAAGGAAATTCATGGTTATGCTTTTAGGCATGGATTTCTGAAGGATGAATTGGTGGCCAATGCTTTTGTTGCTGCCTACGCAAAATGCAGTTCCCTGGATTGCGCTGAGCGTGTCTTCTGTGGTATGGAAGGAAAAACAGTGAGCTCTTGGAATGCACTGATCGGCGCCCATGCACAAAATGGTTTTCCTGGGAAGTCTTTGGATCTGTTCCTTGTGATGATGGATTCTGGGATGGATCCTGATCGGTTTACTATTGGTAGCCTTCTTTTAGCTTGTGCGCGTTTGAAATTCCTACGTTGTGGCAAAGAGATTCATGGTTTTATGTTGCGTAATGGTTTAGAATTGGATGAATTTATTGGGATATCGTTGATGTCACTTTATATTCAGTGCAGCAGTATGTTACTAGGGAAGTTAATTTTTGATAAGATGGAAAACAAAAGTTTAGTATGCTGGAATGTGATGATTACTGGCTTTTCACAGAATGAACTTCCTTGTGAGGCCCTTGATACATTTCGTCAAATGCTATCGGGTGGAATTAAGCCTCAAGAGATTGCTGTAACAGGTGTTCTGGGGGCTTGTTCGCAGGTGTCGGCATTGCGGCTGGGGAAAGAAGTTCACTCCTTTGCACTTAAAGCTCATCTCTCTGAGGATGCCTTTGTTACTTGTGCATTAATAGACATGTATGCTAAATGTGGATGCATGGAACAATCTCAGAACATTTTTGACAGGGTAAACGAGAAGGATGAAGCAGTATGGAATGTTATAATTGCAGGATATGGGATTCATGGGCATGGGCTGAAGGCTATTGAGCTGTTTGAATTGATGCAAAATAAAGGCGGCAGACCAGATTCTTTTACATTTCTGGGAGTGCTAATTGCCTGTAACCATGCTGGCTTAGTAACGGAAGGATTAAAATATCTTGGTCAGATGCAGAATTTGTATGGCGTAAAGCCAAAGTTAGAGCATTATGCATGTGTGGTGGATATGCTTGGCCGAGCAGGGCAACTGACTGAAGCTTTAAAGCTTGTAAATGAGATGCCAGACGAACCAGATTCAGGGATATGGAGTTCATTGCTCAGTTCTTGTAGGAATTATGGGGATTTGGAAATTGGAGAGGAAGTTTCCAAAAAGTTATTAGAGTTGGAACCAAATAAAGCAGAGAATTATGTATTGCTGTCAAACTTGTATGCTGGATTAGGAAAATGGGATGAGGTGAGAAAGGTACGGCAGAGAATGAAGGAGAATGGCCTTCATAAAGATGCAGGCTGCAGTTGGATTGAAATAGGAGGAATGGTTTATAGATTTCTTGTTAGTGATGGATCACTTTCAGAATCAAAAAAGATTCAGCAGACCTGGATtaaattggagaaaaaaataagcaaaattGGATATAAACCTGACACAAGTTGTGTGCTTCATGAACTGGAAGAAGAGGGAAAGATTAAGATACTTAAGAGCCACAGCGAGAAGCTTGCAATTTCTTTTGGTCTGTTAAATACGGCTAAAGGTACAACGTTGAGGGTTTGCAAAAATCTACGCATATGTGTAGACTGTCACAATGCAATTAAATTAGTCTCAAAGGTTGTTAAAAGGGATATTATTGTAAGGGACAACAAGCGCTTTCATCATTTCAAAAACGGATTGTGTACCTGTGGAGATTTCTGGTAG